The stretch of DNA GAGCGGCACCGTCGTGCTCGACCGCGCGGCGAAGACCGGCACTGTCGACGTGACGATCGACGCGTCGTCGATCGACACCGGCAACGCGGCGCTCGACAAGCACGTGCAGTCGCCGGAACTGCTCGATGCCGCGAAGTACCCGACGGCGACCTACAAGAGCACGTCGATCCGCTTCGAAGGCGACAAGCCCGTCGAAGTGATCGGTTCGTTCACGCTGCATGGCGTGACGAAGCCGCTGAACCTGAAGATCGACTCGTTCAAGTGCTTCCAGAACCCGATGCTGAAGCGCGAAGTGTGCGGCGCGGACGCGAAGGGTGAATTCGACCGCGCGGATTTCGGCGTGGACTACGGCAAGACGTATGGCTTCAAGATGGCGACGACGCTGCAGATCCAGGTCGAAGGCGTGAAGGCCGACTGAGCGCCCGAAGCCGACGCCGCGCCGACGACGGGCGCGGCGGCCGGATGAGAAAAAGCCCGCATGGCCCGGTTCGAGCGTGCGGGCTTTTCGTTTGGCGGACCTGCGCGGCGCGTGCGGATCAGCGCACGGATTGGCCTATGACGCGCGGTTCCAGCGCGACGTCGACGATCTGTTGATGCCACACGCTGCACGTCGCCTTCACCGGCACCCACAGATACTTGCCGCGCACCTTCGCGAAGCCGCGCATGCTGATCAGCGAGTCGAGCGGCGTCGCGGATGCGCCGGCCGATCCCGATACCGATGCCGACGACGACGGCACCGGCGTCGAGTCCGCACCGTCGTCCGGGCGCTCGATGCGCGCGTTCAGCACGCGCCGGTCCGGCACGAGCAGCGAGTCGTAGCGCGACGTCCGGTGCACCCACTGATCGAGCGCCGCAACGCAGTTGACGACCGTATCGGGTACGCGCAGACGGCTCAGATATTCGTAGTTTTCCTGCGGCGCCGGTTGCAGTTGCGCGTGCACGCGCAGGCTGATCCAGAAGAGCGCGAGGAACGCGCAGACGAACGTGGTTGCCTTCATCGGTGAGTGCGCCCCGTAGAAGCGGAGCGGGGAGAACAGCGGAAAGCGAGCGAGTATACCTGGCGGCGTCATGCGATGCACAAATGCACAAGGATTACGCAGGCACCGATGCGTCTTAGCGCGAGGTCAACCGGTTCGCGAGCCGCTGTGCGTCGAAAGGCGCTTTCACTTTCTGATCGTTGTCGAAATAGCAGAACACGTCGCGGCGCTTGCGCGCGGGCGCCTTCGCGGTCGAAATCAGCACCGCGTCGTCCGGCTGGCCGCCCGACGACCACGCGTCGATGCGCGCGGCCCAGCGGTCGAGCGCCGGGTCGGAATACGCGCCGCCGTATAGCGTCTCGGTGCCGTGCAGCCGCAGATACACGAAGTCCGCGGTCACGTCCTCCGCATACGGCCAGTCCGCGACCGCATCCGAGATCACGAACGCGATCCGATGCCGGCGCAGGATCGCGATGAACTCGGGGACGCAGAAGCTCGCATGGCGGATCTCGATCGCGTGACGCAGCTTGCGATTGTCGTGCACGTCGAACCACGGCTGCTTCACGCGCGCATCGTGCTGTTTTGCGAGCGCGGCCGCCGTCTGCGTGTCGGCCGGCAGCAGCGCGGCGAAGCGTTCGAGCCGCTCCGGATCGAAGCGGAACGTCGGCGGAAACTGCCACAGGAACGGGCCGAGTTTCGTGCCGAGCGCGAGCACGCCGGATGCGAAGAAGTTCGCGACCGCGGGCCGTGCGGTGTCGTCGCGAAAGCGCAGCATGTGCGTCAGGTAGCGCGGACCTTTTACGCTGAAGACGAAGTCGTCGGGCGTCGCGTCGTGCCACGCGCGGAAGCTGGTGGTCGTCTGAAGCGAGTAGTGGGTGCCGTTGATCTCGATGCTCGACACCGCGCGCGACGCGAATGCAAGCTCGAGCGACTGCGCGAGATCCGGCGGGTAGAACACGCCGCGCCATCCTTCGTAGCGCCAGCCGGAGATGCCGATGCGGATCGTCATGGTAGGGGGCGAGTCAGGAGCGGCGGGATCGGGCAGATGGCGACGGTTAGCAAGCGGTGTGCCGTGCGCGTGTCGCGGGTGGTGCGCATGGGCGGGAAGCGCGGCGAATTCGGTCGATCGTACTGCGGCGCGTGCGGCGATGACGCGAAAGCGGCGGGTCTGCCTGGCTCGCGCTGATTCGTGCGGTTCAGTCGCGCCGGCAGCTCGCGGGGCGAGGCGTTGATTGACGGAAGAGTGGGCGCGACGAATATCAGCCGCCGGTTGCGCGAAGGAACGAAGGCGCGCGTCGGCGCGTTTTGGCCTGGGTCTTTTAGCTTGAGTCAACGCGACGCCGGTTAGCGGTGCGCGTATCGAGGCAGGGAGAGTACAGTTCGTCGGCTGCCACAAGCAGCGTCACTGTTGTTGCAACGCGTGTGCCGGTTTTTACGGGACCGGCGCACGCTCCGAACGACCAGTGCGGATGTTTGCAGTGAGGCGCAGTGAGGGATGTGAGCCGGTTCGAGAGAATCGGCTTTTTTTCTTTCTTGCGGGCGATGTCGTCCGGTCCGGTCGCCATGAATCGTGGCACACCCCACACCACCCGTCGCCGGAAAACAAAAAGCCCAGTCGCTACGACCGGGCTTCAATGTCTGAATCTTTTTGGTAGGCCGTACTGGATTCGAACCAGTGACCAACGGATTAAAAGTCCGCTGCTCTACCAGCTGAGCTAACGACCCAAAAGAAGCGGGATTATAGCGACGGCCGAATGGCCTGTCAAGAAAGCGCGGAAGCGAGAAAAGGCCCGGCACACGCCGTGTGCCGGGCCTTTGATGCAAGAGCCGTGCATTCGCTGGCCGGCAAGCTCGCATCGCGCAAAACCTGCCAGGCCGAGCAGCCGCGACGCGAGCCGAGCCGCTTATTTAAGTTGCGACAGCTTGCTCTGCGCCGCTTGAGCAACATCCGAACCGCCGTACTGCGCGACAAGCTGTTCGAGCGTGCGTTTCGCCTGCGCCTTCTGCCCTTGTTCGAGCTGGTTGTTCGCGATCGCGAACAACGCTTCCGGCGCGCGCGGATGCTGCGGATAACTCTTGACCACGTTCTGCCACGTCGCCGTCGAACCCTTGTAGTCCTTCTGCGCGTACAGCGCGTTGCCGAGCCAGTACTGCGCGGTCGGCTGATACGGGCTATCCGGATACTTCGTGATGAAGCTGCGGAACGCCGCCGCCGCACCCTTGAAGTCGCCGCTGCGGAACTGCTGCGAAGCGGCGTTGAACGCCTCCGTTTCGCCCGGCTGGACCGTGCCCTGCACGCCGTCCACGGTCTGTTGCTGCGGCTCGAACTTCTTGAGCCGAGTGTCCAGATCCGTGTAGTAGTCCTTCTGCTGCTTCTGCAGCGTCGCCAGCTGGTTCGCCATGTCCTCGTTCTGACCACGCAGCGTCGCGACCTGCTGGTTCAACTGGTCGATACGGTTGGACTGGTCGAGGATCGTGCGCTGGGCGGCGGACATCTGACTCGTCAGGTTATCCGTCTTCGCGCGCAGATCGAGGATCGCCTGGCGCGCCTGATCGTCGTCGAAGAGACCCGCGTGGGCCGGCATCGCCGCGAAGGCGGCGCCGGCCACGGAAGCGGCTGCGGCCACCCGCAGCCAGGAGAAACGGTGCGACATACGCCCCTTCATCCGATACGTCGATTACTGTTGATAGACGAGATCCGCACGGCGGTTCTGCGCCCACGACTCTTCGTCGTGGCCGAGCGCAACCGGCTTTTCCTTGCCGAGGCTGACCGCTTCCATTTGCGAGTCGGCGACGCCCATCAGCGCGAGCGAACGACGCACGGCTTCAGCACGGCGTTGGCCCAGCGCGAGGTTGTATTCGCTCGTGCCGCGCTCGTCGGTGTTGCCCTGGATCAGGACGTGGCGTTCCGGATGCGTCTTCAGATATTGCGCGTGAGCTTGCAGCACCGACTGGTACTCGTCCTTCACCGAGTAGCTGTCGAAGTCGAAGTACACGCTGCGCTTCGCGAGCGGGCTGTTCGGATCGTTCAGCGGATCGACGGTCACCTGCGCAACGGCGTTCGGGTTCGGCTGCGTGCCGAGCGCGCCTTGCGTCGCGTTCTGGTCGGTCTTCACCCCCGACTTGCACGCGGCCAGCGCGCCGATCATCAAGACTGCCAAGGCCAAGCGGGCTTTATTGGACATCATTTTTTCTCTCCTGAAGTGTTATTGCATGAAAGGGCCCCAGGACGGCTCGCGAACGACGCCGCCCTGAACGGACAGGATCTGCCGCGTGCGACCGTCGGTCGACACAGCAGCCAGCACGCCACGGCCGTTCACCTGAGTGGCGTAAAGAACGTATTGACCATTCGCCGCGAAGCTCGGCGATTCGTCATGTGTTGTGTCGGTGAGCGCGGTCGCCGTCCCGGATTGCAGATCCTGAATGTACAACTTAAAACCGCCGCCCGTTCTTGAGATGTACGCGAGCTGCTTGCCGTCCGGGCTTACGCGCGCACTCGTGTTGTAGCTGCCGCTGAACGTCACGCGCTGCGCGGAGCCAGAGCTTTCGCCCTGGGCCGGCATCCGGTAGATCTGCGGCTGGCCGCCGCGATCGCTCGTGAAGTAGATCCACTGGCCGTCAGGAGAGTAGGTGGGTTCGGTGTCGATCGTCGTGCCCTGCGACAGACGGCGCAGCCCCGAGCCGTCCGCGTTGACCGCGAAGATCTGCGTGTTGCCCGTGCGCGACAGCGCGACCGCGAGCGTGCGGCCGTCCGGCGACCACGCGGGTGCGCTGTTGTTGCCCTTCTGGTCGGACACGATCACGCGGCGGCCGGTCGGCAGGTCGTGCACGTAGACGATCGGCTTGCGCTTCTCGAACGATACGTAAGCGACCTTGGTCCCGTCCGGCGACCACGCCGGCGAGATGATCGGCTCCGGGCTCGACAGCGCGATATGCGCATCCTGTCCGTCGGAATCCGAAATCTGCAACTGGTAGCGGCCGCCGGTGCGGATCACGTATGACAGGCGCGTCGCGAACACGCCGCGGTCGCCGATCAGCTTCTGATAGATGTAGTCCGCGACCTTGTGCGCGCTCATCCGCAGGCCGCTCGGCGGGCTCACCAGCACGAGGCCGCCGAGGCTTTCCTGCTTCACGGTGTCGTACAGCTTGAAGCGCACTTCGTACTGGCCGTTCGCGAGGCGGTTCACGCTGCCCGCGACGAACGCGTTCGCGCCTTTGGCCTTCCAGCTGCCGAGATCGACCGAATCGGTTTCCGCGACCGGCGTGCTGCCCGCGTCGATATTGGTGAACTTGCCGCTGCGCTGCAGGTCCGCGCGGACGATCGCGCTGATCTGCTGCGGCGAGCTGGCTTCGTTCGCGAAGGTCGCGGTGGCGATCGGAAACTGGGTGGAGCCGACCCCGGTCACGAGGACGTTGAGTTGCGCGTGCGCCGCAGTGCCGGCCGCGATCAGGCACGACGCGACAAGGGTGCGCAGGCCAAGCTTCGTCATCAGACTCATGCTGTGATGTTTCCTGAAAAAGCGAATTTGTGACAACCATGCAACAGCAGACAGACCGGCAAACGTGTCATTCGTTCCGCGTCCGATCTGCTGTGCGCTTGACTTCAAAGGCCCCTCGCCGCCCTCAGCCCGCAGGGCGCAGCGTGATTGTAAAAGTTGCCGGCGTCTTGCCGTTCGTATCGAGCGGCATCGGATCCGAGCGCTGCACCGCGCGCAGCGCCGCATCGTCCCACTGCGCATTGCCGCTGCCGCGCACGATCGTCGCCGACAGCAGCGTGCCCGTCGGAGCACAGCGTACCGACACAACCGTTTCGAGGCCCTGCGTCTCGCCGGCCCAGATGATATTTGGCCGCACGCGCCGCTGCACCTTTTCCGCGTAGCCGGCCGACGCCGCGTTGCCGCCCGCGCCGCTGCCGGTGCCGCTCTTGCCGAGCCCGTCGCCGCCCGCGCTGGTGCCGCCGCCGGCGAGGCCCTGCATCTGCGCGATGCGCGCGCGACGCTCCTGATCGACCTTCTTCGCCTGCGCGTCGGCCTGCGCCTTCGCGTCAGCCTGCGCCTTTGCCTTCGCCGCCTTTTGCGCGTCAGCCTTCTTCTGCGCGTCCAGTTGCGCCTGCTTTTCCTGTTCTTCCTTCTGTTGCTGCAACTGCTGCTGTTTCTTCTGGTCGGCCAGTTGCTGCTGCTTCTGCCTTTCGGCCGCCTGCTGTTCCTGCTGCTGTTTGGCCTTCGCCGCCTTCTGCGCGGCGAGGTCGGCGGCCTGCTGCGCCGCGAGCTGCTGCTGGCGCTTCGCTTCCGCTTCCTGTTGCTGCTGCAGCTTTAAGCGTTGCTGCTCCGCGAGCTGCGCCGCGCGCGCCGCCTCTTCCTGACGGCGCTTCTGCTGCTGCAGCGCGATGTCGGCGTCCTCGTCCTGCACCGGCGGAGGCGGGGCAGGGGCGACCGGCGCGGGCGGCGGCACCGGGCGCGGCGTCGACAGGTCCGGCACGTCGGTCCACAGTTCGGCTTCCGCGCCCTCCGGCGTGCTGTTCTGCCACTGGATGCCGTGGTACAGGAACAGGCCGAGCAGCACGTGCATCACCAGCGCAAGCGCGAAAGCACGCCACGTGCCGCGCTCACGCGGAGGCTGAAGCGGCGAGCGGGGATTCTTCCGGGTCATTGCGATTTGACGAGCAGTCCAACGCGCTTCACGCCATGGGCCTTCAGGTCGGACATCACGTTCATCACGGTTTCGTACTTGACCGCCTTATCGGCGGCGATCACGACCGGCTGGTCGGGATGGCTCTGCTGGCGGTCGGACACGAAGCCGTTCAGGTCGGCCCGCGTCATGTCTTCCTGCTGGGTGGCGCCGGCGTCGTCCTTGTAGCGTACGCTCAGTTTGCCGTCCGGGCGGATGTTGACCACGACGGGCGGCGTCTGCTGCTGCTGCGACGCGCCGCCGACGGTCGGCAGGTTGACGATCGACGGCGCGACGAGCGGCGCGGTCACCATGAAGATGACGAGCAGCACCAGCATCACGTCGATGTACGGCACGACGTTGATGTCGGCCATCGAACGGCGGGAGCGGCCGCCCCGCATGCTCGAACGAACGGAGGAACCCATCGTCGACTCCTTGCTGGCTTAATGGGCCTGACGTTGCAGGATGTTCGAAAATTCTTCGATGAAGGTTTCGAAGCGGATCGCGAGGCGGTCGATGTCGTGCGCGTAGCTGTTGTACGCGACGACCGCCGGAATCGCGGCGAACAGGCCGATCGCGGTGGCCGTCAGCGCCTCGGCGATGCCCGGCGCGACGTTCGCGAGCGTCGCCTGCTGCACGTTCGCGAGGCCGCGGAACGCGTTCATGATGCCCCACACCGTGCCGAACAGACCGATGTACGGGCTCACCGAGCCGACCGACGCGAGGAACGCCAGGTTCGCTTCGAGCGCGTCCATCTCGCGCTGGAACGCGGCGCGCATCGCGCGGCGGGCGCCGTCGAGCACCGCGGCCGGGTCGTTCAGGCGTTTTTCCTTCGCCTTCAGGAACTCGCGCATGCCGGACTCGAAGATCCGTTCCAGCGCGCCGATCGTATGGCGGTTGTTCGCGGCGCTCTGATACAGCGCCTGCAGGTCGCCGCCAGACCAGAAATCGCGTTCGAAGCGTTCGGTCTGCGAGCGGGCGCGGCGGATCGCAAACCACTTGCGGAAGATGAACGTCCAGGAAATCACCGACAGCAGCAGGAGAAGCCCCATCACTGCCTGGGCCAGCAGGCTCGCATTAAGAACGAGTGAGATGATCGACAGATCTTGTGTAGTGTTCATAGATGTTCGTTGTGGCGTCCCGGAACGGACGTGCGGCCGCGATACGGAGCGATGCCGCCCGCGCGTGGTGCGCGGGCTTCGGCGCCCGTGCGGCCGAACCCTGCTTGGTCCTGGTTTGCCCGTCCCGAGTTCACTGGCGTCGTATCAACGGTAATTACCGGCTTGCCGTTGACACGACAGCCGGGTGTTTCTGCGGTCGGTTATCCGGGCCGCGCCGCAACGCGTCGTGCACGTGGCCGGGAATCGGCGCCGGACGCATCGCAGTCTGCTCGACACACGCGACGCGGATGCTGCCCGTCGCGAGCAGCGTGTCGCCGCGCCACGCTTCCTGCATGAAATCGACGGACGCGCGGCCGAGCCGCTCGATCCGGCTGACGATCGTCAGCAGATCGTCGAGGCGCGCGGGCGCCCGGTAGTCGAGCGCCGTGCTCCGCACGACGAACAGCGCGCCGGACTCGGCGGCGAGCCGGTGCTGATCGACGCCGCAGGCGCGCAGCCATTCGGTTCGCGCGCGCTCGAAGAACTTCAGGTAGTTCGCGTAGAAGACGATGCCGCCGGCGTCGGTGTCCTCGTAATACACGCGGATCGGCCAGATGAAACCGTGATCGGCGCCGGACTGCGCGGCTTCCGGAGGGCGGGCGGATGTTTCCATGCCGCGCATTCTACCGGAACGCACCCGCGCCCAACCGCTTCGTCCGACGGAATCCGGCCACGGGCGGGCCGGGAGCGGGAGTGAGCGCCGCGAACCCGGTCAGCCCCGGTGCACGCTGAGGCCCGCAAACGACTGCGCGACGGGCATCAGCTCGATCGTGTTGATGTTCACGTGCGCGGGACGCGTCGCGATCCAGTAGATCGAATCGGCGATGTCCTCGGCGGTGAGCGGCTGCACGTCCTTGTAGACGGCCGAGGCCTTCGCGTCGTCGCCGCGGAAGCGCACGTTCGAGAATTCGGTGCCGCCGCACAGGCCCGGCTCGATGTCGGTCACGCGGACCGCTGTGCCGGCCAGGTCCGCGCGCAGGTTCAGGCTGAACTGGCGGACGAACGCCTTCGTCGCGCCGTACACGTTGCCGCCCGGATACGGCCAGCGGCCGGCGATCGAGCCGAGATTGAAGATGTGGCCCCGATTGCGGTCGACCATGCCGGGCAGGAACGCGTGGGTGACCTGCACCAGCCCGGTGCAGTTGGTCTCGATCATCGTTTCCCACTCGTCGAGCGACGCGCGCTGCGCGGGTTCGACGCCGAGCGCGAGGCCGGCATTGTTGACGAGCACGTCGATCGCGGCGAAATCGGCCGGCAGCGCTGCGGGCGCGGCTTCGACGGCCGCGCGGTCGCGCACGTCGAGTTCGATCGGCAGCAGCGCGTCGCCGAGTTCGGCGGCGAGCGCGTCGAGCCGGTCCTTGCGGCGCGCGGTGGCGACGACGCGGTGGCCGCCCTTCACGAAAGCTCTGGCGATGGCGGCGCCAAATCCTGCGGACGCGCCGGTGACGAATACGATCATGACTGCTCCCCTGGTCGGTAGAAGGCGAAGAAAGGGCAAAGCCTACTTCCAATGCGGCGCTGCGGCAAGGAACGTGCCGCGTCGGCTTCACGGCGTCGGAAGTCGCGGCGGGACGAAGGCGGCCAAGGCGGCCGGACCGGCGCCCGAGCGCCGGTGACCGGCGGCGGCGAGCGACGCCGAGGCCCCGCGCGGCGGCGGGTTCAGCCGGTTGCCTATTCGGGGCGGTTCCAATACACTAACGCGCTCAATCCCTGCGTGACTGGCGATAAGGCCCCGTCAAAAGGCCCAAGGTGGAGCGACCCACCGTGAAGCGCAGGGTGCCGTTTTGCCGTTCGCCTGGGCAGCCGAATTCCGCGCGCGTCGTTCGCGCTGCCGGGCTGTCCTGCCTCGCGTGGCACCTTCCTCCGCCACGTCAAGGCTGGCTTCTCCGCCAGCAGCGCCACGTATCCCCTGCATCCCTTGCGTGGCCTTACGTGTTTCGCGCGAAATCCGGTCAACCTGAACACACTCAACGGAATCCGTATGTTTGACAGAGCCGAAAGCACCATCGCCAAAGTCGATCCCGAACTGTGGAGCGCGATCGAACTCGAAAACCGCCGTCAGGAAGAGCACATCGAACTGATCGCGTCGGAAAACTACACGAGCCCGGCCGTGATGGCCGCACAGGGCTCGCAGCTCACGAACAAGTACGCCGAAGGTTATCCGGGCAAGCGCTACTACGGCGGCTGCGAATACGTGGACATCGTCGAGCAGCTCGCGATCGACCGCGTGAAGCAGCTGTTCGGCGCGGAAGCCGCGAACGTGCAGCCGAACTCGGGTTCGCAGGCGAACCAGGGCGTGTTCTTCGCGATGCTGAAGCCGGGCGACACGATCATGGGGATGAGCCTCGCGCACGGCGGTCACCTGACGCACGGCTCGCCGGTCAACATGTCGGGCAAGTGGTTCAACGTCGTCAGCTACGGGCTGAACGAAGCCGAAGACATCGACTACGAAGCGGCCGAGAAGCTCGCGCAGGAACACAAGCCGAAGCTGATCGTCGCGGGCGCGTCGGCGTTCGCGCTGCGCATC from Paraburkholderia caballeronis encodes:
- the tolQ gene encoding protein TolQ yields the protein MNTTQDLSIISLVLNASLLAQAVMGLLLLLSVISWTFIFRKWFAIRRARSQTERFERDFWSGGDLQALYQSAANNRHTIGALERIFESGMREFLKAKEKRLNDPAAVLDGARRAMRAAFQREMDALEANLAFLASVGSVSPYIGLFGTVWGIMNAFRGLANVQQATLANVAPGIAEALTATAIGLFAAIPAVVAYNSYAHDIDRLAIRFETFIEEFSNILQRQAH
- the tolB gene encoding Tol-Pal system beta propeller repeat protein TolB, whose protein sequence is MSLMTKLGLRTLVASCLIAAGTAAHAQLNVLVTGVGSTQFPIATATFANEASSPQQISAIVRADLQRSGKFTNIDAGSTPVAETDSVDLGSWKAKGANAFVAGSVNRLANGQYEVRFKLYDTVKQESLGGLVLVSPPSGLRMSAHKVADYIYQKLIGDRGVFATRLSYVIRTGGRYQLQISDSDGQDAHIALSSPEPIISPAWSPDGTKVAYVSFEKRKPIVYVHDLPTGRRVIVSDQKGNNSAPAWSPDGRTLAVALSRTGNTQIFAVNADGSGLRRLSQGTTIDTEPTYSPDGQWIYFTSDRGGQPQIYRMPAQGESSGSAQRVTFSGSYNTSARVSPDGKQLAYISRTGGGFKLYIQDLQSGTATALTDTTHDESPSFAANGQYVLYATQVNGRGVLAAVSTDGRTRQILSVQGGVVREPSWGPFMQ
- a CDS encoding DUF72 domain-containing protein; translation: MTIRIGISGWRYEGWRGVFYPPDLAQSLELAFASRAVSSIEINGTHYSLQTTTSFRAWHDATPDDFVFSVKGPRYLTHMLRFRDDTARPAVANFFASGVLALGTKLGPFLWQFPPTFRFDPERLERFAALLPADTQTAAALAKQHDARVKQPWFDVHDNRKLRHAIEIRHASFCVPEFIAILRRHRIAFVISDAVADWPYAEDVTADFVYLRLHGTETLYGGAYSDPALDRWAARIDAWSSGGQPDDAVLISTAKAPARKRRDVFCYFDNDQKVKAPFDAQRLANRLTSR
- the ybgF gene encoding tol-pal system protein YbgF, translating into MSHRFSWLRVAAAASVAGAAFAAMPAHAGLFDDDQARQAILDLRAKTDNLTSQMSAAQRTILDQSNRIDQLNQQVATLRGQNEDMANQLATLQKQQKDYYTDLDTRLKKFEPQQQTVDGVQGTVQPGETEAFNAASQQFRSGDFKGAAAAFRSFITKYPDSPYQPTAQYWLGNALYAQKDYKGSTATWQNVVKSYPQHPRAPEALFAIANNQLEQGQKAQAKRTLEQLVAQYGGSDVAQAAQSKLSQLK
- the pal gene encoding peptidoglycan-associated lipoprotein Pal, with protein sequence MMSNKARLALAVLMIGALAACKSGVKTDQNATQGALGTQPNPNAVAQVTVDPLNDPNSPLAKRSVYFDFDSYSVKDEYQSVLQAHAQYLKTHPERHVLIQGNTDERGTSEYNLALGQRRAEAVRRSLALMGVADSQMEAVSLGKEKPVALGHDEESWAQNRRADLVYQQ
- a CDS encoding BspC domain-containing protein, whose translation is MKATTFVCAFLALFWISLRVHAQLQPAPQENYEYLSRLRVPDTVVNCVAALDQWVHRTSRYDSLLVPDRRVLNARIERPDDGADSTPVPSSSASVSGSAGASATPLDSLISMRGFAKVRGKYLWVPVKATCSVWHQQIVDVALEPRVIGQSVR
- a CDS encoding YceI family protein; translated protein: MKTTVFAAAALAAALVTPAFAAPVTYNLDPTHTYPSFETDHFGGVSVWRGKFTKSSGTVVLDRAAKTGTVDVTIDASSIDTGNAALDKHVQSPELLDAAKYPTATYKSTSIRFEGDKPVEVIGSFTLHGVTKPLNLKIDSFKCFQNPMLKREVCGADAKGEFDRADFGVDYGKTYGFKMATTLQIQVEGVKAD
- the tolR gene encoding protein TolR, whose product is MGSSVRSSMRGGRSRRSMADINVVPYIDVMLVLLVIFMVTAPLVAPSIVNLPTVGGASQQQQTPPVVVNIRPDGKLSVRYKDDAGATQQEDMTRADLNGFVSDRQQSHPDQPVVIAADKAVKYETVMNVMSDLKAHGVKRVGLLVKSQ
- the tolA gene encoding cell envelope integrity protein TolA, with the protein product MTRKNPRSPLQPPRERGTWRAFALALVMHVLLGLFLYHGIQWQNSTPEGAEAELWTDVPDLSTPRPVPPPAPVAPAPPPPVQDEDADIALQQQKRRQEEAARAAQLAEQQRLKLQQQQEAEAKRQQQLAAQQAADLAAQKAAKAKQQQEQQAAERQKQQQLADQKKQQQLQQQKEEQEKQAQLDAQKKADAQKAAKAKAQADAKAQADAQAKKVDQERRARIAQMQGLAGGGTSAGGDGLGKSGTGSGAGGNAASAGYAEKVQRRVRPNIIWAGETQGLETVVSVRCAPTGTLLSATIVRGSGNAQWDDAALRAVQRSDPMPLDTNGKTPATFTITLRPAG
- the ybgC gene encoding tol-pal system-associated acyl-CoA thioesterase, whose amino-acid sequence is MRGMETSARPPEAAQSGADHGFIWPIRVYYEDTDAGGIVFYANYLKFFERARTEWLRACGVDQHRLAAESGALFVVRSTALDYRAPARLDDLLTIVSRIERLGRASVDFMQEAWRGDTLLATGSIRVACVEQTAMRPAPIPGHVHDALRRGPDNRPQKHPAVVSTASR
- the ydfG gene encoding bifunctional NADP-dependent 3-hydroxy acid dehydrogenase/3-hydroxypropionate dehydrogenase YdfG; translated protein: MIVFVTGASAGFGAAIARAFVKGGHRVVATARRKDRLDALAAELGDALLPIELDVRDRAAVEAAPAALPADFAAIDVLVNNAGLALGVEPAQRASLDEWETMIETNCTGLVQVTHAFLPGMVDRNRGHIFNLGSIAGRWPYPGGNVYGATKAFVRQFSLNLRADLAGTAVRVTDIEPGLCGGTEFSNVRFRGDDAKASAVYKDVQPLTAEDIADSIYWIATRPAHVNINTIELMPVAQSFAGLSVHRG